A window from Intestinimonas massiliensis (ex Afouda et al. 2020) encodes these proteins:
- a CDS encoding YcxB family protein, producing the protein MNEHELTVMVHIDGRLFRNFALFDTFRRQRKWVSPALFAAIMIGFSCVCFALRGQAEQAVLLGGTLLAVGLLLPAAYFLNFFLSVRTQVKKLGLTTPQHVYTVVFQGQSGVSVSTDREQAFYSWEQLYAAYRVLDGIYLYAAPQRAYLLPADQIAGGVDGLWELLCTKLPQKNLHAM; encoded by the coding sequence GTGAACGAGCACGAACTCACGGTAATGGTACACATTGACGGAAGGCTATTTCGCAATTTTGCCCTGTTTGATACCTTCCGGCGGCAGCGCAAGTGGGTTTCCCCCGCCCTGTTTGCCGCCATTATGATCGGGTTTTCTTGCGTCTGCTTTGCCCTGCGTGGGCAAGCCGAGCAGGCGGTCTTACTGGGCGGCACGTTGCTGGCCGTTGGGCTGCTTTTGCCAGCGGCCTATTTCCTCAACTTTTTTCTCTCGGTCCGCACCCAAGTCAAAAAGCTCGGCCTAACCACCCCACAGCATGTATACACAGTTGTCTTTCAGGGGCAGAGCGGCGTATCCGTCTCTACCGACCGGGAACAGGCTTTCTATTCCTGGGAGCAGTTATATGCCGCTTATCGGGTCCTGGACGGAATCTATCTGTATGCCGCGCCCCAAAGGGCCTACCTGTTGCCTGCCGACCAGATTGCCGGCGGTGTCGATGGCTTGTGGGAGCTTCTCTGCACAAAGCTGCCCCAAAAGAACCTCCATGCCATGTGA
- a CDS encoding TRAP transporter small permease has protein sequence MPQIFVALDKIKPAYDITYRVVLVLCKILLVADILITSMAVAGRYIPFIPDPSWSEEVVLTLMSYMAVLSAALAIRRGSHIRMTALDGFLPKGLLKFLDILADVAVCILAVIMIVVGWRYTSTLGGRGTYVSMPWLSRFWMYFPVPLAGVAMVIFELEAIYNHIKAFFVKEGVDA, from the coding sequence ATGCCGCAAATTTTCGTCGCCCTTGACAAGATTAAGCCGGCCTACGACATTACCTATAGGGTCGTTTTAGTCCTGTGTAAGATCTTGCTGGTAGCCGACATCCTGATTACCTCCATGGCCGTGGCCGGCCGCTATATCCCGTTCATCCCGGACCCCTCCTGGAGCGAGGAGGTCGTGCTGACCCTCATGAGCTATATGGCCGTCCTTTCCGCCGCGCTGGCCATCCGCCGGGGGAGCCACATCCGCATGACCGCTCTGGATGGCTTTCTGCCCAAGGGCCTGCTGAAGTTTCTTGACATCCTGGCGGACGTTGCCGTTTGCATCCTGGCCGTCATCATGATTGTGGTGGGCTGGCGGTACACCTCCACCCTGGGCGGTCGCGGCACCTATGTGTCTATGCCCTGGCTGTCCCGCTTTTGGATGTACTTCCCCGTGCCTCTGGCCGGTGTAGCCATGGTCATTTTTGAACTGGAAGCCATCTATAACCACATCAAAGCATTCTTCGTGAAAGAGGGGGTGGATGCATAA
- a CDS encoding TRAP transporter substrate-binding protein has product MKKLISALMAGAMMFGLVACGGGSTASPSPSASAPAPSASAPVESASAGDVANDPKVTLVYAEVNPLDTIVGQTATAFKEKVEELSGGSITIDVQASGVLGSENDVLDGMLGGETTVDISRISAFALNSYGAQKSKLLSIPFTFESREHFWNFANSDLAAEFLNEPQELGLPLRGIFYGEEGFRHFFTRTPVNSIEDLKGMKLRVSNDPVMNGLVEGLGAYPTVVSFGELYSALQTGVVDGAEQPIANYKSNAFPEVANNLILDGHTLGAIQAVITDAAWNKLTENQQKVIMEAGKYTQEFNATLSADAEAKVLEELKADGCNVVEVTDLAPWQEACSKVIEENTADQAELYQQIKDLK; this is encoded by the coding sequence ATGAAGAAACTTATCTCTGCTCTGATGGCCGGCGCCATGATGTTTGGGCTGGTGGCCTGTGGCGGCGGCAGCACCGCAAGCCCCTCTCCCTCGGCCAGCGCCCCCGCGCCCAGCGCCTCCGCGCCTGTGGAGAGTGCCTCTGCCGGCGATGTGGCCAACGATCCTAAGGTGACTTTGGTTTACGCCGAGGTGAACCCCCTCGACACCATCGTGGGCCAGACCGCCACGGCCTTTAAGGAGAAGGTGGAGGAGCTGTCCGGCGGCTCCATCACCATTGACGTGCAGGCCAGCGGTGTGCTGGGCTCGGAGAACGACGTTCTGGACGGCATGCTGGGCGGCGAGACCACCGTTGACATCTCCCGTATCTCTGCCTTCGCCCTGAACAGCTACGGCGCGCAGAAGTCCAAGCTGCTCTCCATCCCCTTTACCTTCGAGAGCCGCGAGCATTTCTGGAACTTTGCCAACAGCGACTTGGCCGCCGAGTTCCTCAACGAGCCCCAAGAGCTCGGTCTGCCCCTGCGCGGCATCTTTTACGGTGAGGAGGGCTTCCGTCACTTCTTCACCCGCACTCCCGTCAACAGCATCGAGGACCTGAAGGGCATGAAGCTGCGTGTGTCCAACGACCCCGTTATGAACGGTTTGGTTGAGGGCCTGGGCGCCTATCCCACCGTCGTATCCTTCGGCGAACTGTACTCTGCCCTGCAGACCGGCGTGGTGGACGGTGCCGAGCAGCCCATTGCCAACTACAAGTCCAACGCCTTCCCGGAGGTCGCCAACAATCTGATCCTGGACGGCCACACCCTGGGCGCCATTCAGGCCGTCATCACCGATGCCGCTTGGAATAAGCTGACTGAGAATCAGCAGAAGGTCATTATGGAGGCCGGCAAGTATACCCAGGAATTTAACGCCACGCTGTCCGCCGATGCCGAGGCTAAGGTCCTGGAAGAGCTGAAGGCCGACGGCTGCAACGTGGTCGAGGTTACCGATCTGGCTCCTTGGCAGGAGGCCTGCTCCAAAGTGATTGAGGAGAACACCGCTGACCAGGCCGAGCTGTATCAGCAGATCAAGGACCTGAAGTAA